The following proteins come from a genomic window of Natronosalvus vescus:
- a CDS encoding DUF6176 family protein: protein MSEVMLARAQVAPGKAERLRAWFEELHERESEVVETLEHEGVYTETAFLGSFDDVTYLYIYMEARDLEHADEAGDEEAYEIDEEHHDVLRDTLVGEWEELDTVGHFTNPSIR, encoded by the coding sequence ATGTCCGAGGTGATGCTTGCTCGCGCGCAGGTCGCTCCGGGGAAAGCCGAGCGCCTTCGCGCGTGGTTCGAGGAGTTGCACGAACGCGAATCTGAAGTCGTTGAAACGCTCGAGCACGAGGGCGTTTACACGGAGACCGCGTTTCTTGGCTCGTTCGACGACGTGACATACCTCTACATCTACATGGAGGCACGCGATCTCGAACACGCTGACGAGGCCGGTGATGAAGAGGCGTACGAGATCGACGAGGAACACCACGATGTTCTTCGAGATACCCTCGTCGGCGAGTGGGAAGAACTCGATACCGTCGGACACTTCACGAACCCTTCCATCCGGTAG
- the carA gene encoding glutamine-hydrolyzing carbamoyl-phosphate synthase small subunit, with the protein MNPAYVALESGHVLEGRGRAPGTARGELVFTTAYTGYEESLTDPSYEEQILTFSYPLIGNYGVREERFESDRVHPRAVLARELTDEVAAWLEAEGVPAVDHLDTRDVVTDVREGGAMKCGIAVGEHATPDDAVAELERCKAMSDHTEIGSQVSVAEPTVHGADNDGPTVALIDCGVKGSIVDSLLARGATVHVFPHDATSADVDAVDPDVLFVSNGPGDPANYGAAVSLVEAFVEELPVAGICLGQQIVARALGGTTEKMTFGHRGVNQPVLDLESGRVVMTTQNHGYTVADPGAHLEISQINVNDDTPEGLDGIEYDVLTRQYHPEANPGPEDTLDFFDDVLAMASPRIPRAIPADD; encoded by the coding sequence ATGAACCCGGCCTACGTAGCGCTGGAGAGCGGACACGTACTCGAGGGACGTGGTCGTGCTCCTGGGACTGCACGCGGGGAACTGGTTTTCACAACAGCGTACACGGGCTACGAAGAAAGTCTGACGGATCCATCCTACGAGGAACAGATCCTGACCTTCTCGTACCCGCTGATCGGCAACTACGGCGTCCGCGAGGAGCGCTTCGAGTCCGATCGCGTCCACCCGCGAGCCGTCCTGGCCCGCGAACTCACCGACGAGGTCGCCGCCTGGCTCGAGGCCGAGGGCGTCCCCGCCGTCGACCACCTTGACACCCGCGACGTCGTCACCGACGTGCGCGAAGGTGGCGCCATGAAGTGTGGGATCGCCGTCGGCGAACACGCCACCCCAGACGACGCCGTCGCCGAACTCGAGCGCTGTAAAGCCATGAGCGACCACACCGAGATCGGTTCCCAGGTCAGCGTCGCCGAGCCGACCGTCCACGGAGCCGACAACGACGGGCCGACCGTCGCTCTGATCGACTGTGGCGTCAAGGGCTCGATCGTCGACTCCCTGCTCGCCCGCGGGGCGACCGTCCACGTCTTCCCCCACGACGCCACGAGCGCCGACGTCGACGCCGTCGACCCCGACGTCCTCTTCGTCTCTAACGGTCCAGGCGACCCCGCCAACTACGGGGCGGCCGTCTCGCTCGTCGAGGCTTTCGTCGAGGAACTTCCCGTCGCCGGCATCTGCCTCGGCCAGCAGATCGTCGCCCGCGCGCTGGGAGGCACCACCGAGAAGATGACCTTCGGCCACCGCGGCGTCAACCAACCCGTACTCGACCTCGAGTCGGGCCGGGTCGTCATGACCACCCAGAACCACGGCTACACCGTCGCCGATCCAGGAGCGCACCTCGAGATCTCCCAGATCAACGTCAACGACGACACCCCCGAAGGTCTCGACGGCATCGAGTACGACGTACTCACCCGCCAGTACCACCCCGAAGCGAACCCCGGCCCCGAGGACACCCTCGACTTCTTCGACGACGTCCTCGCGATGGCGTCCCCTCGAATCCCTCGAGCGATTCCGGCTGACGACTGA
- a CDS encoding HTTM domain-containing protein: protein MPSTSMHRRSTISRRLHEAISRRVSIDTRALAVFRVFVALLILADLGLRSRNFHLFYTEHGVVPRSLARDIAAPYAFSFYHLSTSTTVIAALFVVQGLFALQLLVGYRTRLAMIASFLFVISLDHHNPLVLSYADTLFRLLTFWAIFLPIGERWSIDAAHREREPRTAIASVASALILGQMVFMYVSNGVIKSVSTTWRAGEAAPLVLGLDEMTFLLGDTAREFTTLLGYGGMLWYLMMIGGWLLLVTHGWSRLALLTLYVGGHLSFALTVRIGAFAYVALAGLVLFVQTPVWDRLEAFVTTRPEAVRLESLRDRLCAAARSVPNPQTRSSRVRQYRSITYTATMVIIVVTILFVSVVIAAQSVATVVDHDGEQPIEEAIDEMLVESYQETVGVREVHTVASSLGIDQPIGWGVFAPEPRTVDRYYVFAAVTESGEYVDVYNDRPLTYDRPHDELQKQYGTYRERFYMNSVRRGGYHTDTAAMLGDHLCERWAVENEGELVQINMYIVSEQVTHETISDPESRDRQYRQFYRHSCESNVLQPMPTPP, encoded by the coding sequence ATGCCCTCCACCTCGATGCATCGCCGCTCGACGATTTCTCGCCGGCTACACGAAGCCATCAGCCGCCGCGTGAGCATCGACACGCGGGCACTGGCCGTCTTTCGCGTGTTCGTCGCCCTGTTGATTCTCGCCGACCTTGGATTGCGCTCGCGGAACTTCCACCTGTTCTACACCGAACACGGCGTCGTCCCCCGGTCGCTCGCCCGCGACATCGCCGCCCCCTACGCGTTCTCGTTTTACCACCTCTCGACGAGTACGACGGTGATCGCCGCCCTGTTCGTCGTCCAGGGGTTGTTCGCACTCCAGTTGCTGGTCGGCTACAGGACTCGCCTCGCGATGATCGCCTCGTTCCTGTTCGTCATCTCGCTCGACCACCACAACCCGCTGGTGTTGAGCTACGCCGACACCCTGTTTCGGCTGCTCACGTTCTGGGCGATCTTCCTCCCGATCGGGGAACGCTGGTCGATCGACGCCGCCCACCGCGAGCGCGAGCCCAGAACCGCCATCGCCAGCGTCGCCAGTGCGCTGATTCTGGGGCAGATGGTGTTCATGTACGTCTCGAACGGCGTCATCAAATCCGTCTCGACCACCTGGCGAGCGGGAGAGGCCGCACCGCTGGTGCTCGGCCTCGACGAGATGACGTTCCTCCTCGGCGACACCGCCCGAGAGTTCACCACCTTGCTGGGCTACGGCGGCATGCTCTGGTACCTGATGATGATCGGTGGCTGGCTGTTGCTGGTCACACACGGCTGGTCGCGACTGGCGCTGCTCACCCTCTACGTCGGCGGCCACCTCTCCTTCGCGCTCACCGTCCGCATCGGCGCGTTCGCCTACGTCGCCCTTGCCGGCCTGGTGTTGTTCGTTCAGACGCCCGTCTGGGATCGCCTCGAGGCGTTCGTCACGACTCGCCCGGAGGCGGTACGACTCGAGTCACTGCGTGACCGACTTTGTGCTGCGGCTCGTTCGGTGCCGAATCCGCAGACGAGGAGCTCCCGAGTCCGCCAGTATCGGTCGATAACGTACACGGCCACGATGGTGATCATCGTCGTCACGATCCTGTTCGTGTCGGTCGTGATCGCTGCCCAGTCGGTCGCCACCGTCGTCGATCACGACGGCGAGCAACCGATCGAGGAAGCCATAGACGAGATGCTCGTCGAGAGCTACCAGGAGACCGTCGGCGTCAGGGAAGTTCACACGGTCGCCTCGAGTCTGGGGATCGACCAGCCGATCGGCTGGGGCGTGTTCGCGCCCGAACCGCGAACGGTCGATCGCTACTACGTCTTCGCGGCGGTAACGGAAAGCGGCGAGTACGTCGACGTGTACAACGACCGCCCGCTCACCTACGACCGACCGCACGACGAACTCCAGAAGCAGTACGGCACCTACCGCGAACGCTTCTACATGAACAGCGTTCGGCGCGGCGGGTACCACACCGACACTGCGGCGATGCTCGGGGATCACCTCTGTGAACGCTGGGCGGTCGAGAACGAGGGCGAACTGGTGCAGATCAACATGTACATCGTCAGCGAGCAGGTCACCCACGAGACGATTTCGGATCCCGAAAGCCGCGACAGACAGTACCGACAGTTCTATCGCCACAGCTGTGAGTCGAACGTCCTCCAGCCGATGCCGACGCCACCGTGA
- a CDS encoding RNA-guided endonuclease InsQ/TnpB family protein: MADDYVRRTAITRLSIDGEQRDVLEKPLSEWKRGCQIATDLAWGRCNTKSDVQPLAYDSVREYTDLGSQHAILATHQAAQAITGCIERQSKGKKVSKPTFTAPTLKYDTRTMTVFDDDTVSLSTTESRVRCPLDLPDADDGYQRQYLDSDEWSVTESTLTARGGEFFLHIGFRRYKNDTERNTAEDGTVLGVDLGIENLAVTSTASFFSGRELTHRLREFEKVRAGLQQTGTRSAHRTLVQSSGRELRYVRDVLHRASNALIDEALRYDCDVIAFENLTHIRDRTSASWGHKWAFRTLYEYVEYKAESVGISVKQVGSAYTSKRCSECGFTADENRPSRNDFRCVKCGSEANADYNAAKNIGMRYVRRGQQSSRRTGNSQLALKSGTVTPNAGFTGYPDGFEAEFTDKPHPQSAEGA; encoded by the coding sequence GTGGCAGACGACTACGTGCGTCGGACGGCAATCACCCGCCTCTCGATAGACGGCGAGCAACGCGACGTGCTCGAAAAGCCTCTTTCCGAGTGGAAGCGGGGTTGCCAAATCGCCACAGACCTCGCGTGGGGACGTTGCAACACCAAGAGCGACGTGCAACCTCTCGCCTACGATTCTGTGCGCGAATACACCGACCTCGGCAGTCAGCACGCGATTCTCGCCACCCACCAGGCCGCACAAGCCATCACCGGCTGTATCGAACGCCAGTCGAAAGGCAAGAAGGTCAGCAAGCCAACGTTCACCGCACCCACGCTGAAATACGATACACGGACGATGACGGTGTTCGATGACGATACCGTTTCCCTCTCTACAACGGAGAGTCGAGTCCGGTGTCCGCTCGACCTTCCCGACGCCGACGATGGCTATCAGCGTCAGTATCTCGACTCGGACGAATGGAGTGTTACGGAAAGTACGCTCACCGCCCGAGGCGGCGAGTTCTTCCTGCATATCGGCTTCCGCCGGTACAAGAACGATACCGAACGCAACACCGCCGAGGACGGAACGGTTCTCGGGGTTGACCTCGGTATCGAAAACCTCGCTGTCACCAGCACCGCCTCCTTCTTCAGCGGGCGAGAGCTAACCCACCGCCTCCGCGAGTTCGAGAAGGTACGCGCCGGGTTGCAACAGACCGGAACGCGAAGCGCCCACCGGACGCTCGTACAATCGAGCGGTCGAGAACTTCGATACGTTCGAGACGTTCTCCACCGGGCGTCGAACGCGCTGATAGATGAAGCACTCCGGTACGACTGTGACGTTATCGCGTTCGAGAACCTAACCCATATCCGCGACCGAACCAGTGCGTCGTGGGGTCACAAGTGGGCGTTCCGAACGCTCTACGAGTACGTCGAATACAAGGCCGAGTCTGTCGGTATCTCGGTGAAGCAAGTCGGATCGGCGTACACGTCGAAACGGTGTTCCGAGTGCGGATTCACGGCAGACGAGAATCGACCATCGCGTAACGACTTCCGATGCGTGAAGTGTGGGTCGGAAGCGAACGCCGATTACAATGCGGCGAAAAACATCGGTATGCGGTACGTCCGCCGGGGCCAACAGTCGTCTCGGCGGACGGGCAACAGTCAACTCGCCCTGAAGTCTGGAACGGTGACGCCAAACGCCGGATTTACCGGCTACCCCGACGGGTTCGAGGCCGAGTTCACGGACAAGCCCCACCCTCAAAGCGCCGAAGGCGCTTAG
- a CDS encoding M24 family metallopeptidase gives MATTLPESEFDDRLERVRERIVDAEVDAGVWFGATSIEYLTGFDHIQTERPVVLAVTGDRIEITVPRLEVERVETNPRIDAVHHYRDFPGGEPIGVATSMLEGLDVESIAADAEGAPGTMGYQGPTLAEAADAELEVETQGWVSRMRWEKSDAEVDLIRESAKWANLGHRYLAEYTAVGEHPATVSQRASMDASRAMLDTLGDRYVARTRGSGPVHAGYITGPQTALPHGHTANRRLAEGDVLVTGASANVDGYHSELERTMFLGEPTDEQGHYFEVMLEAQTIAIDALGPGVSIAHVDDVVDSYFEEQGVADLAQHHVGHNIGMGGHEPPYIDRGWDDYCEREYTTYDADDAVMRPGHVWTIEPGIYTDEAGYRHSDTIAITEDGIEWLTYFPRDLESNVIDLE, from the coding sequence ATGGCCACGACACTCCCCGAAAGCGAGTTCGACGACCGCCTCGAGCGCGTTCGCGAGCGCATCGTCGACGCCGAGGTCGACGCCGGCGTCTGGTTCGGCGCGACGAGCATCGAGTACCTCACGGGCTTCGATCACATCCAGACCGAGCGGCCGGTCGTCCTCGCGGTGACGGGGGATCGGATCGAGATCACGGTGCCCCGCCTCGAGGTCGAACGCGTCGAGACCAACCCACGGATCGACGCCGTCCACCACTACCGAGATTTCCCCGGCGGCGAGCCGATCGGCGTCGCGACGTCGATGCTCGAGGGACTCGACGTCGAATCGATCGCGGCCGACGCGGAGGGTGCGCCGGGGACGATGGGCTACCAGGGGCCGACGCTCGCGGAGGCTGCCGACGCGGAACTCGAGGTCGAGACCCAGGGCTGGGTGAGCCGGATGCGCTGGGAGAAGAGCGACGCCGAGGTCGACCTGATCCGGGAGTCGGCGAAGTGGGCGAACCTGGGCCACCGCTATCTCGCAGAGTACACCGCCGTCGGCGAACATCCGGCGACGGTGAGCCAGCGGGCCTCGATGGACGCCTCCCGGGCGATGCTCGATACTCTCGGCGACCGATACGTCGCCCGCACGCGTGGGTCGGGGCCGGTACACGCCGGCTACATCACCGGCCCGCAGACGGCCCTGCCCCATGGCCACACCGCCAACCGACGGCTCGCGGAAGGCGACGTCCTCGTCACCGGCGCGTCGGCGAACGTCGACGGCTACCACTCCGAACTCGAGCGGACGATGTTCCTGGGCGAGCCCACGGACGAGCAGGGTCACTACTTCGAGGTGATGCTCGAGGCCCAGACCATCGCCATCGACGCGCTCGGCCCAGGCGTCTCGATCGCTCACGTCGACGACGTCGTCGACTCCTACTTCGAGGAGCAGGGCGTCGCCGACCTGGCCCAGCACCACGTCGGCCACAACATCGGGATGGGCGGTCACGAACCGCCGTACATCGACCGCGGGTGGGACGACTACTGTGAACGGGAGTATACGACCTACGACGCGGACGACGCCGTCATGCGCCCTGGCCACGTCTGGACGATCGAACCCGGCATCTACACGGACGAGGCGGGTTATCGCCACTCCGATACCATTGCGATCACCGAGGACGGCATCGAGTGGCTCACGTACTTCCCACGCGACCTCGAGTCGAACGTGATCGACCTCGAGTAG
- a CDS encoding TIGR00300 family protein codes for MTVSRTVELEGHIIDSGSMARCFGAVMDLGGEFDVEAFEVGRHKHEESYCRMTVSADTDGELRAIVHELNQNGATVADPRDATLEEAPADQVVPVDFYSTTNHPTEVRVDGEWLPVENVEMDCALVVEKGNDGSAPRVVTRVLNAIEAGDRVVTGETGIRVDPPERPRGKGSAFGFMQGGVSSERPSKSLIEEIAAEMRDVRDEDGSVLVVCGPAIVHSGGREALADLVRAGYIDALSAGNGFAVHDLERDLYGTSLGVDTETLEHPRKGHKHHIYTISEIGRAGGIEAAVEDEIVTSGVMYECIRNDVPYVLAGSIRDDGPLPDTITDAVEAQAAIREQAHEADLVLMLSTLLHSVAVGNCLPSTTKTVCVDINPATVTQLLDRGSAQAIGMVTDIGTFLPMLADELLEEV; via the coding sequence ATGACAGTCAGTCGTACGGTCGAACTCGAAGGGCACATCATCGACTCCGGCTCGATGGCGCGGTGTTTCGGTGCCGTGATGGATCTCGGCGGGGAGTTCGACGTCGAGGCGTTCGAGGTAGGGCGACACAAACACGAGGAGTCGTACTGTCGAATGACGGTCAGCGCCGACACGGACGGAGAGCTACGGGCGATTGTGCACGAGCTCAACCAGAACGGCGCGACCGTCGCCGATCCGCGGGACGCGACCCTCGAGGAGGCACCCGCCGACCAGGTCGTCCCCGTCGACTTCTACTCGACGACGAACCACCCGACGGAGGTGCGCGTCGACGGCGAGTGGCTGCCCGTCGAGAACGTCGAGATGGACTGTGCGTTGGTCGTCGAGAAGGGCAACGACGGGTCGGCCCCGCGCGTGGTGACGCGGGTGCTCAACGCCATCGAGGCGGGCGACCGCGTCGTGACAGGCGAAACCGGCATCCGGGTCGACCCGCCCGAGCGCCCGCGGGGGAAAGGGAGTGCCTTCGGCTTCATGCAGGGTGGCGTCTCGAGCGAGCGGCCGTCGAAGTCGTTGATCGAGGAGATCGCCGCCGAGATGCGGGACGTCCGTGACGAAGACGGGAGCGTACTCGTCGTCTGTGGCCCGGCGATCGTCCACTCGGGCGGCCGGGAAGCACTGGCCGACCTCGTCCGGGCGGGCTACATTGACGCCCTTAGCGCGGGCAACGGCTTCGCCGTCCACGACCTCGAGCGCGACCTGTATGGCACCTCGCTGGGTGTCGACACGGAGACGCTCGAGCACCCCCGAAAAGGGCACAAACACCACATCTACACGATCAGCGAGATCGGTCGTGCCGGCGGCATCGAGGCCGCGGTCGAGGACGAAATCGTCACCAGCGGCGTCATGTACGAGTGTATCCGCAACGACGTGCCGTACGTGCTCGCTGGCTCGATTCGGGACGACGGTCCCCTCCCGGATACGATCACGGACGCGGTCGAGGCCCAGGCGGCGATCCGCGAGCAAGCCCACGAGGCCGACCTCGTGCTTATGCTCTCGACGCTGTTACACTCGGTCGCCGTCGGTAACTGCCTGCCCTCGACGACGAAAACCGTCTGCGTCGACATCAACCCGGCCACCGTAACCCAGTTGCTCGATCGTGGCAGCGCCCAGGCGATCGGGATGGTGACCGACATCGGGACGTTCCTGCCGATGCTCGCCGACGAACTGCTCGAGGAAGTGTGA
- a CDS encoding IS5 family transposase — protein MHSKLARFTERCVELSQKAVGSGSKEPLSKGKDGYADWVIVAIHGLREYLDHSYRRLLDVLREMPAIVAKLGLSPDELPDFTTVCARKQDLKMPVWRMLLQLSAELFDTGEVQAIDSTSIAHRSSSHNYAKRVKGTFESVKTTILVDCSTRAILDVHCSMNLPHDTQIAWQVLKRNLSTVETVVADKGFDWDELRQMLRNEGIRPVIKHREFYSLDAAHNARIDDETYHQRSIAESIFFALRKRFGSTLKARTWFGQFRELVLKAAVRNIEQSIRA, from the coding sequence GTGCACTCCAAACTGGCCCGCTTCACCGAACGATGTGTCGAATTGTCTCAAAAAGCTGTCGGAAGCGGTTCGAAAGAACCTCTCAGCAAAGGAAAAGATGGCTACGCCGATTGGGTGATCGTAGCGATCCATGGTCTTCGAGAATACCTCGATCACTCCTACCGACGGTTGCTAGACGTTCTTCGAGAAATGCCTGCTATTGTCGCCAAACTCGGCCTTTCACCGGATGAGCTGCCGGACTTCACCACCGTTTGTGCTCGAAAACAAGATCTCAAGATGCCCGTCTGGCGGATGCTGTTGCAGCTGTCGGCGGAACTATTCGATACCGGAGAGGTACAAGCAATCGACTCGACCAGCATCGCTCATCGCTCGTCGAGTCATAACTACGCAAAACGCGTCAAAGGGACGTTTGAGTCGGTCAAAACCACTATTCTCGTAGACTGTTCTACGCGAGCCATTCTCGATGTACACTGCTCGATGAACCTACCACATGACACGCAGATTGCGTGGCAAGTCCTGAAAAGAAATCTCAGCACCGTGGAAACTGTCGTCGCTGACAAAGGGTTTGATTGGGATGAACTCCGGCAGATGCTACGAAACGAGGGGATTAGACCGGTAATCAAGCATCGTGAGTTCTACTCGCTCGACGCTGCGCACAATGCTCGGATTGATGATGAAACCTACCATCAACGGTCTATCGCAGAATCGATATTTTTCGCGTTGCGCAAGCGTTTCGGTTCCACACTTAAGGCAAGAACGTGGTTTGGGCAGTTCCGAGAACTCGTCCTAAAGGCTGCCGTCAGAAACATCGAACAATCGATCAGGGCCTAA
- a CDS encoding TRAM domain-containing protein: protein MEIPDNLLCLFNAEIVEEDGSYIIEVPDQEVAFGDVKVGEVYRAALLGPGAEANTDTQREHDEPTPPVETGETRTVDIEGTGEQGDGIARVERGYVVIVPDTEKGERVTIEITDVKETVAFADVLEREEYYL, encoded by the coding sequence ATGGAAATCCCTGATAATTTACTGTGCCTATTTAACGCCGAGATCGTGGAAGAAGACGGTTCATACATCATCGAGGTTCCTGATCAGGAGGTCGCGTTCGGAGACGTCAAAGTTGGAGAAGTGTACCGAGCCGCACTGCTTGGGCCAGGAGCCGAAGCCAACACAGACACACAGCGGGAGCACGATGAACCGACCCCACCAGTCGAAACTGGCGAGACTCGCACTGTCGATATCGAAGGTACCGGAGAGCAAGGTGACGGGATTGCGCGCGTCGAACGAGGCTACGTGGTGATCGTTCCCGATACGGAGAAAGGAGAGCGCGTAACCATCGAAATCACAGATGTGAAAGAGACCGTCGCCTTCGCTGACGTTCTCGAGCGAGAAGAGTACTACCTCTGA
- a CDS encoding translation initiation factor IF-2 subunit beta — MDYESSLERAMENVPDIGGDDERLQIPDAQAQKDGAFTRFTNLGEIADVLSRETAHLHRFVQRELGTNGKLGDGRSRYNGTFSGQDFDAAIDAYVEEYVRCSECGLPDTRLVREDRTPMLRCDACGAFRPVTKRSSSPQQQQQREAVEEGKTYTVEITGTGRKGDGVAEKGEYTIFVPGASKGDVVEIYIKNISGNLAFARLA; from the coding sequence ATGGATTACGAGTCGAGCCTCGAGCGGGCTATGGAGAACGTCCCCGACATCGGTGGGGACGACGAGCGACTGCAGATTCCCGACGCACAGGCACAGAAGGACGGGGCCTTCACCCGGTTTACGAACCTCGGCGAGATCGCTGACGTCCTCTCGCGAGAGACGGCACACCTGCACCGATTCGTCCAGCGAGAACTGGGGACGAACGGGAAACTCGGCGACGGACGCAGCCGATACAACGGTACGTTCTCCGGCCAGGACTTCGACGCGGCAATCGACGCCTACGTCGAGGAGTACGTCCGCTGTTCGGAGTGTGGCCTGCCGGACACCCGTCTGGTTCGCGAGGATCGAACCCCGATGCTCCGGTGTGACGCCTGTGGGGCGTTCCGCCCGGTAACGAAGCGCTCCTCGAGCCCACAGCAGCAACAACAGCGCGAGGCCGTCGAGGAAGGCAAGACTTACACGGTCGAGATCACCGGCACGGGTCGGAAGGGCGACGGTGTGGCGGAGAAAGGCGAATATACGATTTTCGTCCCCGGCGCGAGCAAGGGCGACGTCGTCGAGATTTACATCAAGAACATTTCTGGCAACCTCGCGTTCGCCCGACTTGCGTAG
- a CDS encoding Lrp/AsnC family transcriptional regulator, producing the protein MDDLDRHILNILRRDARTPYTEIAEEVGTSEGTVRNRVERMNDDGVIERFTVTTRTGNVKAMLEISVAVDVDTASVSERMAEWEEVDFVWQVSGEQDIVLVVDAADTRGVNALITQAREQEEVVSTKTRLILEEMLG; encoded by the coding sequence ATGGACGATCTCGACCGACACATCCTGAACATCCTCCGGCGAGACGCCCGCACGCCGTACACGGAGATCGCCGAGGAAGTGGGGACGAGCGAGGGTACCGTGCGAAACCGCGTCGAACGGATGAACGACGATGGCGTCATCGAACGGTTCACCGTCACCACGCGCACGGGGAACGTGAAGGCGATGCTCGAGATCAGCGTCGCCGTCGACGTCGACACCGCGAGCGTCTCCGAACGCATGGCCGAGTGGGAGGAAGTCGACTTCGTCTGGCAGGTTTCGGGCGAACAGGACATCGTCCTCGTCGTCGACGCGGCAGACACCCGCGGGGTCAACGCCTTGATCACGCAAGCGCGCGAGCAAGAGGAGGTCGTGAGTACGAAAACGCGGTTGATTCTCGAGGAGATGCTGGGGTAA
- a CDS encoding DUF4407 domain-containing protein, translating to MSELSGDAQRLFLEVKEQPVGSTGWQSYNMKHCRPFVYYCDQYSERPEFPSDGHGDYITYSLLEENGELYILATSYQHGGLDFTFMLETVLKGITLIPYALILGWIAVASNASPKQEVAFAGAGLAVIIAAFAFPYIQMAFGVFQSIWPLLIWIGLAWVVIFHMIRAGVTGTPRTDS from the coding sequence GTGAGTGAACTCTCTGGTGACGCCCAACGGCTCTTTCTGGAAGTCAAAGAGCAACCAGTAGGCTCAACTGGATGGCAATCCTACAATATGAAGCATTGTAGACCGTTTGTGTATTATTGCGACCAGTATTCGGAACGACCTGAGTTTCCTTCCGACGGGCATGGTGACTATATTACCTACAGCCTTCTCGAAGAGAACGGTGAACTCTACATATTAGCAACATCATACCAACATGGCGGCCTAGATTTCACATTTATGCTCGAGACCGTTCTCAAGGGAATAACGCTTATTCCATACGCGCTGATTCTCGGATGGATAGCGGTGGCTTCGAACGCTTCTCCAAAGCAAGAGGTCGCATTTGCAGGAGCTGGCTTAGCGGTGATTATCGCAGCCTTTGCCTTCCCATACATTCAGATGGCTTTCGGGGTCTTCCAATCAATTTGGCCGCTACTAATTTGGATAGGATTGGCGTGGGTGGTAATATTCCACATGATCAGGGCTGGTGTAACAGGTACGCCTCGTACTGATAGCTGA
- a CDS encoding transcription initiation factor IIB — MERLSRQNESNERTAEETTGQEGVRTCPECDSTTLTRSSDGSEISCEECGLILEEETIDRGPEWRAFNAAERDSKSRVGAPTTQTMHDKGLTTTIDWKNQDAYGRSLSSEKRSQMNRLRKWQERIRTKDAGERNLQFALSETDRMASALGVPRSVREVASVLYRRALEEDLIRGRSIEGVATSTLYAACRMEGIPRSLDEVAAVSRVDRMEIGRTYRYVSQELSLEMQPVDPKKYVPRFCSELELSEEVESKANEIIDTTAEQGMLSGKSPTGYAAAAIYAGALLCNEKKTQTEVATVAQVTEVTIRNRYQEQIAAMGLPH, encoded by the coding sequence ATGGAACGTCTATCTCGCCAGAATGAGAGCAACGAGCGCACAGCGGAGGAAACGACTGGACAAGAGGGCGTCCGTACCTGTCCCGAATGCGATTCGACGACCCTGACGAGAAGTTCGGATGGGAGCGAGATCAGCTGCGAGGAATGTGGGCTGATTCTCGAAGAGGAGACCATCGACAGAGGGCCGGAATGGCGGGCATTCAACGCCGCTGAGCGAGATAGTAAGTCACGAGTCGGCGCACCGACGACCCAGACGATGCACGATAAGGGACTGACAACGACCATCGACTGGAAGAATCAGGATGCCTACGGCCGCTCACTCTCCTCGGAAAAGCGCAGCCAGATGAACCGACTGCGAAAATGGCAAGAGCGCATTCGAACGAAGGACGCTGGCGAGCGAAACCTGCAGTTTGCGCTCTCCGAGACCGACCGAATGGCATCTGCGCTGGGCGTACCCCGATCCGTTCGGGAGGTCGCGAGCGTTCTCTACCGACGCGCCCTCGAGGAGGATCTGATCCGGGGACGCTCGATTGAGGGCGTCGCCACAAGCACGTTGTATGCCGCCTGCCGAATGGAAGGGATTCCCCGATCGCTCGACGAAGTTGCGGCTGTCTCGCGTGTTGATCGGATGGAGATCGGACGCACATATCGGTATGTTTCCCAGGAACTCAGTCTCGAGATGCAGCCCGTCGATCCGAAGAAATACGTCCCCCGTTTCTGTTCCGAACTCGAGCTCTCTGAGGAGGTAGAATCGAAGGCCAACGAAATCATCGACACGACAGCAGAGCAAGGAATGTTGTCGGGGAAATCCCCAACTGGGTACGCTGCAGCTGCAATCTATGCCGGTGCGCTCCTTTGTAATGAGAAAAAGACGCAGACCGAAGTGGCCACGGTTGCCCAAGTAACTGAAGTCACGATTCGGAATCGATACCAGGAGCAAATCGCCGCAATGGGTCTCCCTCACTGA